A section of the Candidatus Saganbacteria bacterium genome encodes:
- a CDS encoding S41 family peptidase → MKINKRFVAGVIVVCFIFSVGFFIGKLKAAEELENKLEVFLQVLSLIKSQYVEKNLDNSKLVYGSIRGLLNSLDDPYSRFLDPQGYSEMRVRLKGTYSGIGIYIGIKDNQITVISPIPGTPADKEGLKAKDKIMAIDDKATKDMALEQAVSLIRGQKGTKVKLSIQRFGFKEPKDFSVARDKIEIKSAAFKLLPDNIAYIKLNTFEKQSAPSEFKDTIDKAKNKRARGLIIDLRGNGGGLLDNAIQIGSMFVPSGAIVQTVDREGNKDIKYSTGAVIWKLPTIVLIDESSASASEILAGALQDHKIATIVGTRSFGKASVQTVRVLEDESAVLLTIAKYLTPNGTDISKKGIQPDIAVVEPTSEAEAVRLDQIGHDTQLDKAVEVLKSKL, encoded by the coding sequence ATGAAGATCAATAAAAGATTTGTTGCTGGAGTAATTGTGGTCTGTTTTATTTTTTCGGTCGGGTTTTTTATCGGGAAGCTCAAAGCCGCGGAAGAACTTGAGAACAAATTAGAGGTCTTCCTGCAGGTATTAAGTCTGATCAAAAGCCAGTATGTCGAAAAAAATCTTGATAATTCGAAGCTTGTGTACGGATCTATCCGCGGCCTGTTGAATTCTCTGGATGATCCTTACAGCAGATTCCTCGATCCTCAAGGATATTCCGAAATGCGCGTCAGGCTCAAAGGGACGTACAGCGGGATCGGGATCTATATCGGGATAAAAGACAACCAGATCACCGTTATTTCCCCCATCCCGGGAACCCCTGCCGACAAAGAGGGATTAAAGGCAAAAGACAAGATTATGGCCATTGACGACAAGGCAACCAAGGATATGGCCCTTGAGCAAGCAGTCTCGCTCATCCGAGGACAAAAGGGCACAAAAGTCAAACTTAGCATACAAAGGTTCGGCTTTAAAGAGCCAAAAGATTTTAGTGTTGCCAGGGATAAGATAGAGATCAAGAGCGCAGCATTCAAATTATTGCCGGATAATATCGCATATATCAAATTGAATACTTTTGAAAAGCAAAGCGCGCCTTCCGAATTCAAAGACACAATTGATAAGGCTAAGAACAAGAGAGCCAGGGGATTAATAATTGACTTGCGCGGCAACGGGGGAGGGCTTCTCGATAATGCCATCCAAATAGGGAGCATGTTCGTCCCGTCAGGCGCGATTGTCCAAACTGTCGACCGCGAAGGGAATAAGGATATCAAGTATTCAACGGGGGCGGTTATCTGGAAACTCCCAACTATTGTGTTAATAGATGAATCATCAGCATCCGCATCAGAAATTTTGGCCGGCGCGCTGCAAGACCATAAGATCGCGACCATTGTCGGGACTAGGTCGTTCGGGAAGGCGTCAGTTCAAACTGTGCGCGTCCTTGAAGACGAGTCGGCGGTGCTTTTGACGATTGCAAAGTATTTGACGCCGAACGGTACAGATATTTCAAAAAAAGGCATTCAACCCGACATCGCGGTTGTTGAGCCGACAAGTGAAGCGGAAGCTGTGAGGCTTGACCAAATAGGGCATGATACCCAGCTTGACAAGGCAGTGGAAGTATTAAAAAGCAAACTATGA
- a CDS encoding bifunctional phosphoglucose/phosphomannose isomerase — MSHQDNNIRLDASGMLDVVLRAPADLIETYKIEHGPGPQKKFDGIVIGGMGGSAIAGNVISDLFSQSLKISIYVCRRYVLPANFTDKSLFIAISYSGNTEETLSAMKDAESRGMQILCITSGGKLRDIAQDKKYQLIEIKKELQPRAAFYIILTSLLKALEGLKIIPSQGTDVIEAAKVLENMRPEMQRPDRTNEIKQLAQKIKDKVPLIFTSAGVTEAAGRRMKTQLNENSKLSAFMTVFPEVNHNEIVGYAGLKKQSSPYSMIVLRDEDEHIRINKRIEITKSLIGSNLGGINEIRSRGKSRLARILSLIFYGDVLSVYTAFARGMDPTPVDIIEKLKKELNR, encoded by the coding sequence ATGAGCCATCAGGACAATAATATAAGGTTAGACGCGTCAGGCATGCTTGATGTTGTCTTGCGTGCGCCCGCTGACCTTATCGAAACATATAAGATCGAGCATGGCCCCGGACCGCAAAAAAAGTTTGATGGGATTGTTATCGGCGGGATGGGAGGGTCGGCGATCGCCGGAAATGTCATCTCGGACCTATTTTCACAATCTTTAAAAATATCTATCTATGTATGCCGAAGGTACGTCCTTCCTGCGAATTTTACGGACAAATCCCTGTTCATTGCCATAAGCTATTCCGGCAATACTGAAGAAACGCTTTCAGCCATGAAGGACGCGGAGTCGCGGGGGATGCAGATCCTTTGCATCACTTCAGGCGGCAAGCTTCGGGATATCGCCCAGGACAAAAAGTACCAGCTGATCGAGATTAAAAAGGAACTCCAGCCGAGAGCCGCGTTCTATATTATATTGACATCCCTCCTTAAAGCGCTTGAGGGCTTAAAGATCATTCCTTCGCAGGGAACAGATGTCATCGAAGCGGCAAAAGTTTTGGAAAATATGAGACCGGAAATGCAAAGACCGGATAGGACAAATGAAATAAAACAGCTTGCCCAAAAAATAAAAGACAAGGTACCGCTTATTTTCACGAGCGCCGGCGTGACAGAGGCTGCCGGCCGGAGGATGAAAACCCAGCTTAATGAAAATAGCAAGCTATCGGCCTTTATGACGGTTTTTCCGGAGGTCAACCATAACGAGATCGTAGGATATGCCGGCCTCAAGAAACAATCAAGCCCTTATTCAATGATCGTCCTGCGCGATGAAGATGAGCATATCAGGATAAACAAGCGGATCGAAATTACCAAGTCTCTTATCGGAAGCAATCTCGGCGGTATAAACGAGATCAGGTCCCGAGGCAAAAGCAGGCTTGCCAGGATCCTTTCATTGATATTTTACGGCGACGTCTTAAGCGTCTACACGGCGTTTGCGCGCGGGATGGATCCCACGCCAGTTGATATCATAGAAAAACTTAAGAAGGAATTGAACAGGTGA